A genomic stretch from Longimicrobiaceae bacterium includes:
- a CDS encoding folylpolyglutamate synthase/dihydrofolate synthase family protein: MRGDEPGAWLFARPTGGIRWGLERTEELLAGAGDPHRRFRALHVAGTNGKGSVSTLCESVLRAADAGRTTGLYTSPHLVSFSERIRINGRPVDRELLLACEARLRRAIESSGATFFEATTAIAFLCFAEAGVDVAVVEVGLGGRLDSTNVLSPVATAVTNIGREHTEYLGETLEEIAGEKAGIFKPGVPAVVGETEAGPLGVIRRRAEEVGAPLVELDRVARISDVRVSVDGTRFSFDSDRWGVREMRIPLIGAHQARNAALAAELLGVLPDDLRPSWDAVEAGFSSVRWPGRMQVERIGGQTWIFDVAHNPAGVATLVRALASLDLPKPIVLLAGILSDKEWGDMLPPLLSRVDAAILTIPPTAPDERRWDPQLAAALVETPPNVAVRVIPDFAAAVQRATTLAPYGTVLVTGSVHTVGDAMAELGIAVD; this comes from the coding sequence GTGAGGGGCGACGAGCCGGGGGCCTGGCTCTTCGCCCGGCCCACGGGCGGGATCCGCTGGGGGCTGGAGCGAACGGAGGAGCTGCTCGCCGGTGCGGGAGACCCGCACCGGCGTTTCCGTGCGCTCCACGTGGCCGGGACCAACGGGAAGGGCAGCGTCTCCACGCTCTGCGAGTCCGTGCTTCGGGCGGCGGACGCTGGGCGGACCACCGGCCTCTACACCTCACCGCACCTCGTCTCCTTCTCCGAGCGCATCCGCATCAACGGGCGGCCCGTAGACCGCGAGCTGCTGCTGGCGTGCGAGGCGCGGCTGCGGCGGGCGATCGAGAGCAGCGGCGCAACTTTCTTCGAGGCGACGACGGCCATTGCGTTCCTCTGTTTCGCGGAGGCGGGGGTGGACGTTGCGGTGGTGGAGGTGGGGCTGGGCGGGCGGCTGGATTCGACGAACGTGCTCTCGCCGGTCGCCACGGCGGTTACGAACATCGGTCGCGAGCACACAGAGTACTTGGGCGAGACGCTGGAGGAGATCGCGGGCGAGAAGGCCGGCATATTCAAGCCCGGTGTGCCTGCGGTGGTCGGCGAGACGGAGGCCGGGCCCCTCGGCGTGATCCGCCGCCGCGCGGAGGAGGTGGGTGCACCACTCGTGGAGCTGGACCGCGTCGCAAGGATCAGTGACGTACGGGTTTCGGTGGATGGGACGCGGTTCTCGTTCGATTCGGACCGGTGGGGCGTTCGGGAGATGCGGATTCCGCTGATCGGCGCGCATCAGGCGCGGAACGCGGCGCTCGCAGCGGAGCTTCTAGGCGTGCTGCCCGACGATCTCCGGCCGTCGTGGGATGCGGTGGAGGCGGGCTTCTCATCGGTCCGCTGGCCGGGGCGGATGCAGGTGGAGCGCATCGGCGGGCAGACGTGGATCTTCGACGTCGCGCACAACCCCGCGGGCGTGGCGACGCTCGTTCGCGCGCTCGCTTCGCTCGATCTGCCGAAGCCCATCGTCCTCCTCGCCGGCATCCTCTCGGACAAGGAGTGGGGCGACATGCTGCCGCCGCTCCTGTCGCGCGTTGACGCGGCGATCCTCACGATCCCGCCGACGGCGCCGGACGAGCGCCGATGGGATCCGCAACTCGCCGCCGCCTTGGTCGAGACGCCGCCGAACGTAGCGGTCCGTGTGATCCCCGACTTCGCCGCCGCGGTTCAGCGCGCCACGACCCTGGCGCCGTACGGGACCGTGCTCGTCACCGGCTCCGTTCACACCGTGGGCGACGCGATGGCGGAACTGGGGATCGCGGTGGATTGA
- the accD gene encoding acetyl-CoA carboxylase, carboxyltransferase subunit beta — protein sequence MAWFRKPKTRLQAADRRDLPGDVWEKCPSCGEIVYREKLKENWNVCPNCSHHLRLPATGYINLLLDEGSFREYDRNLRSGDPLGFVDLKPYRERLAAAERKSAHGDAVITGEGTLDSIPVCLGVMDFSFIGGSMGSVVGEKLARAGLRALEKKCPFLIVSASGGARMMEGIFSLMQMAKTSAVLAQLHEAGLPYVSILTDPTTGGVTASYAMLGDVNVSEPGALIGFAGPRVIEQTIKQELPEGFQTAEFLLEHGMLDMITDRRRLKHELARLLRHMTGLPAPVDFAVPQADVA from the coding sequence ATGGCCTGGTTCCGCAAGCCCAAGACGCGCCTGCAGGCGGCCGACCGCCGCGACCTTCCCGGCGACGTGTGGGAGAAGTGCCCTTCGTGCGGCGAGATCGTGTACCGCGAGAAGCTGAAGGAGAACTGGAACGTCTGCCCCAACTGCTCGCACCATCTGCGCCTGCCGGCCACGGGTTACATCAACCTGCTGCTCGACGAGGGCAGCTTCCGCGAGTACGACCGCAACCTGCGCTCGGGCGACCCGCTGGGCTTCGTAGACCTCAAGCCGTACCGCGAGCGCCTGGCGGCGGCGGAGCGGAAGAGCGCGCACGGCGACGCGGTGATCACCGGCGAGGGCACGCTGGATTCGATCCCCGTTTGCCTGGGCGTGATGGACTTCTCGTTCATCGGCGGATCGATGGGCTCGGTCGTGGGCGAGAAGCTGGCGCGTGCCGGGCTGCGGGCGCTGGAGAAGAAGTGCCCGTTCCTCATCGTCTCGGCCTCGGGCGGGGCGCGGATGATGGAGGGCATCTTCTCGCTCATGCAGATGGCGAAGACGTCGGCCGTGCTGGCGCAGCTGCACGAGGCGGGGCTGCCGTACGTGTCGATCCTCACCGACCCCACGACGGGCGGCGTGACGGCCAGCTACGCGATGCTCGGCGACGTGAACGTGAGCGAGCCGGGCGCGCTGATCGGTTTCGCGGGCCCGCGCGTGATCGAGCAGACGATCAAGCAGGAGCTGCCGGAGGGCTTCCAGACGGCGGAGTTCCTGCTGGAGCACGGCATGCTGGACATGATCACCGACCGGCGGCGGCTGAAGCACGAGCTGGCGCGCCTGCTGCGGCACATGACGGGCCTGCCGGCGCCGGTGGACTTCGCCGTTCCCCAGGCCGACGTGGCGTGA